The sequence CTCCATTAGATTAATTATGAGAGAGTTTACATCAGATATATACAAAATGAAGAAGCATTTTCGAAATCAATCAAAGGGGATAAGATAAGCATGTGTAGTCAAAGACCAGGCTGTAAATCCCATGGCTGAGATTGCTCACATGCTTCTAATAGTGCTAAAGCACTCTTCTCCTTTCCAGCCAGTGACAGCCTGTCCAAGTCTCCTCTCTTATCCCTTCCTATACTCAAATCAAGTGTAGACAACCTAAGGTAACTCCTCCTTGCCATCCGAGTTACCCTGGTTACTATGCTCCAAATCTCTTCCTCTCTCaatatatcaaatctttattctCTCATCTCAACAAAAGGGGATCAACTCTTGGCTGAAACATCAATGAGTCCCAATCTGATGTAAATGGACTCCATTGTCTTCATCCTTGCGGCTTTAGTAAACACATCagccaactgatcttcactcCTTGTGTAGCATGGCAAGATCACCcccaagactatcatctgcctcaccttgtgacaatccacctcaatgtgcttggttctctcatggaagactgagttgGAGGCAATGTGAATTGCTGCttggttatcacaatgcattgtcGTTGGTGTAGCTTGCCAATCTCAATGTGCTTCAAGATCCCCTTGATCCATACTCACTCGTTGGTGAGCTTCAACATggctctatactcagcttctgCACTAGAGCAAGGGACCACcttttgcttcttgctcttccaagtcaCGAGGTTCCCTCCAATGAAAGTGCAGTAGCCGGTTGTAGATCTTCTGTCAGCTCTATCTCtagcccaatctgcatcacagtAGCCAACCACTTCTGTGCTCCCATTGCATCCCATCCATACTCCTTGGCCTGGTGATCCGTTGAGGTAGCTTAGTACTCTATCCACCATCCTCCAATGATGATCTTTTGGAGCTTGCATGTGTTGACTCACctgattcacagcaaagcagATATCAGGCCGTGTGATTGTTAGATAGATTAGCTTACCCACTAGCTTTCTATAAAGCTTAGGATCATGAAACAGCTTGCTGTCTTCAAGCTCTCCCTCTCTTGGTACTTTGTACCTA comes from Brassica oleracea var. oleracea cultivar TO1000 unplaced genomic scaffold, BOL UnpScaffold01037, whole genome shotgun sequence and encodes:
- the LOC106320724 gene encoding uncharacterized mitochondrial protein AtMg00810-like, which translates into the protein MAKMPMEDRYKVPREGELEDSKLFHDPKLYRKLVGKLIYLTITRPDICFAVNQVSQHMQAPKDHHWRMVDRVLSYLNGSPGQGVWMGCNGSTEVVGYCDADWARDRADRRSTTGYCTFIGGNLVTWKSKKQKVVPCSSAEAEYRAMLKLTNE